One part of the Triplophysa rosa linkage group LG5, Trosa_1v2, whole genome shotgun sequence genome encodes these proteins:
- the map4l gene encoding microtubule-associated protein 4 isoform X5, translating into MDFSLRDAFTEGAAKAAQDSLLKRDFVAGLEAQTFDDKVGETVGKTEYRPLLDGIDGKREMPGFMSGGLRQDPQGEIRPSSPGQYVYKNDFQSGPTSMTGMGHQQMGSTMKDNSMDSFLGFSQPVMSMGMKMNVGMAPFQSSKSPNMCDPQKTSPLFANEPPKPSQITSNPRNTSPRNSQENSAVKEDKTAKEKMANVDNINIIEKQDKPEKMEKIDQLEKNNESTKKTDNVEKTQKSEQIIKDEKKAQKEEKQDKAEKNEKVDKPEKTNKEKEEKKKNGEKVDKTAKTEKNVTASKGPAKSPTANGSKEVTSPDRKAKPSVGSTKQSSARPNSLSTGDSAGATKRISPTTNSANKKSPVPKATTPTTGTKKPPTSTSNVETKAKSAESGTATQRRPPVPKAKAASGSSSKNGTSAPASTPPAQRSSASKTENQAGEVKKTSTKTTPAKTTPKSARTPPSANTEATNGTLTPRPSRITKPPVPKQTPLERKPPVPRAPRNVRPTNAPMPDLKNVRSKIGSTDNMKYQPGGGKVSAAQGKTDPLPKTNQGKVQIVHKKLDFSHVTSRCGSKDNIKHVPGGGNVQILKKKVDLSKVTSKCGSKDNIKHKPGGGDVKIESHKININAKAKVGSLENVGHEPGGGNIKAEGVQQKSEGSPSPPAVSPPSQVGSGAKENGLKESSPAPAPAPSLGDGPRDSQVLDKHIPGTN; encoded by the exons TGCCTGGGTTCATGTCTGGAGGTCTTCGTCAGGACCCTCAGGGAGAGATCCGCCCCAGTTCACCTGGACAGTATGTCTACAAGAATGACTTTCAGTCAG GCCCAACATCAATGACTGGAATGGGACACCAACAGATGGGATCTACAATGAAGGATAACAGCATGGACTCCTTTTTGG GGTTTTCCCAGCCTGTGATGAGTATGGGTATGAAAATGAATGTTGGCATGGCCCCTTTCCAGAGCTCCAAATCCCCTAACATGTGCGACCCTCAGAAGACTTCGCCCTTGTTTGCCAATGAACCGCCCAAACCATCTCAGATAACTTCTAATCCAAGGAACACAAGTCCTCGTAACAGCCAGGAGAATTCTGCAG TGAAAGAAGACAAGACAGCCAAGGAGAAAATGGCAAACGTTGACAACATCAACATTATTGAGAAGCAAGATAAGCCCGAGAAGATGGAGAAGATCGATCAACTGGAGAAGAACAATGAGAGcacaaagaaaacagacaatGTGGAAAAAACTCAGAAGAGTGAGCAGATCATCAAAGATGAGAAGAAAGCCCAGAAAGAGGAGAAACAGGATAAGGCTGAGAAAAATGAGAAGGTAGACAAACCTGAGAAGACAAACAAGGAGAAAGAGGAAAAGAAGAAGAATGGAGAGAAGGTGGACAAGACAGCCAAAACTGAGAAGAACGTCACGGCTTCTAAAGGACCTGCCAAGTCCCCAACAGCCAATGGAAGCAAGGAGGTGACCAGCCCTGACCGTAAAGCTAAG CCTTCAGTTGGGTCAACCAAACAGAGCTCAGCAAGACCAAACTCGCTGTCCACTGGAGACAGTGCTGGTGCCACCAAACGCATCTCACCCACAACCAACTCTGCTAATAAAAAAAGTCCTGTGCCCAAGGCAACAACCCCCACTACTGGCACCAAGAAACCCCCCACCTCCACATCTAATGTAGAGACTAAGGCCAAG TCTGCTGAAAGTGGCACAGCAACCCAGCGTCGCCCTCCAGTGCCAAAGGCTAAAGCTGCATCTGGCTCCAGCTCTAAAAATGGCACCAGCGCCCCAGCATCTACCCCCCCTGCTCAACGCTCTTCTG CTTCAAAGACTGAAAACCAGGCAGGAGAGGTGAAAAAGACAAGTACAAAGACAACACCAG CCAAAACTACGCCGAAGTCAGCCCGCACACCACCGTCTGCTAACACTGAGGCCACCAATGGGACCTTGACCCCTCGTCCCTCCCGCATCACCAAACCTCCTGTGCCCAAGCAGACTCCCTTGGAGAGGAAGCCCCCTGTGCCTCGAGCCCCCCGGAATGTCCGTCCCACCAATGCACCCATGCCTGATCTGAAAAACGTACGCTCTAAGATCGGTTCCACAGATAACATGAAATACCAGCCTGGTGGGGGCAAG GTCTCTGCAGCCCAGGGCAAGACCGATCCTCTGCCAAAGACCAACCAGGGCAAA GTTCAGATAGTCCACAAAAAACTGGACTTCAGCCATGTCACCTCCCGATGTGGCTCCAAGGACAATATCAAACATGTCCCTGGTGGAGGGAAT GTTCAGATTTTAAAGAAAAAGGTTGACTTGAGCAAAGTGACCTCAAAATGTGGATCCAAGGACAACATAAAACACAAGCCAG GGGGTGGTGATGTGAAGATTGAATCCCATAAGATCAACATCAATGCCAAGGCTAAAGTGGGATCACTGGAAAATGTAGGCCACGAACCAGGAGGTGGAAATATCAAG GCTGAGGGGGTTCAGCAGAAATCTGAGGGAAGCCCATCTCCTCCTGCTGTCTCACCACCCTCTCAGGTAGGCAGTGGGGCAAAGGAGAACGGGCTGAAAGAGAGCTCTCCTGCTCCTGCTCCCGCACCCTCTTTGGGAGACGGGCCCCGGGACTCCCAGGTCCTGGACAAACACATCCCGGGGACAA ATTGA
- the map4l gene encoding microtubule-associated protein tau isoform X4: MDFSLRDAFTEGAAKAAQDSLLKRDFVAGLEAQTFDDKVGETVGKTEYRPLLDGIDGKREMPGFMSGGLRQDPQGEIRPSSPGQYVYKNDFQSGPTSMTGMGHQQMGSTMKDNSMDSFLGFSQPVMSMGMKMNVGMAPFQSSKSPNMCDPQKTSPLFANEPPKPSQITSNPRNTSPRNSQENSAEVWGNPRTGGEEMLSTEHFHALSKAEQSSTYPLGSQSQDAASGEEKSIEEGTEQQQKRKKKKRKNREEMYDLLDSLGSPDSEDTPSESSNHGCPSPPSREGEIWESEIQERGGGCIKAKKGKSRMRLPEEWGAPLGNSNVSGSSHPNTSSIMDMDFSGPNLGDSKTSFTPDTQASKPQSTGHVDDTTHVDDKDTSKLALAGFHHSDQSPIVSTITLSPTHTVMLLDSVLQEQTPDASPLSTPVKTPFPHITALESGTGSLNIGTGSPASQSTPAASHFSPSTAVNLNPEARPFVPSLSEHQEPPLAQPPLLEVKEDKTAKEKMANVDNINIIEKQDKPEKMEKIDQLEKNNESTKKTDNVEKTQKSEQIIKDEKKAQKEEKQDKAEKNEKVDKPEKTNKEKEEKKKNGEKVDKTAKTEKNVTASKGPAKSPTANGSKEVTSPDRKAKSAESGTATQRRPPVPKAKAASGSSSKNGTSAPASTPPAQRSSASKTENQAGEVKKTSTKTTPAKTTPKSARTPPSANTEATNGTLTPRPSRITKPPVPKQTPLERKPPVPRAPRNVRPTNAPMPDLKNVRSKIGSTDNMKYQPGGGKVSAAQGKTDPLPKTNQGKVQIVHKKLDFSHVTSRCGSKDNIKHVPGGGNVQILKKKVDLSKVTSKCGSKDNIKHKPGGGDVKIESHKININAKAKVGSLENVGHEPGGGNIKAEGVQQKSEGSPSPPAVSPPSQVGSGAKENGLKESSPAPAPAPSLGDGPRDSQVLDKHIPGTN; encoded by the exons TGCCTGGGTTCATGTCTGGAGGTCTTCGTCAGGACCCTCAGGGAGAGATCCGCCCCAGTTCACCTGGACAGTATGTCTACAAGAATGACTTTCAGTCAG GCCCAACATCAATGACTGGAATGGGACACCAACAGATGGGATCTACAATGAAGGATAACAGCATGGACTCCTTTTTGG GGTTTTCCCAGCCTGTGATGAGTATGGGTATGAAAATGAATGTTGGCATGGCCCCTTTCCAGAGCTCCAAATCCCCTAACATGTGCGACCCTCAGAAGACTTCGCCCTTGTTTGCCAATGAACCGCCCAAACCATCTCAGATAACTTCTAATCCAAGGAACACAAGTCCTCGTAACAGCCAGGAGAATTCTGCAG AAGTTTGGGGAAATCCACGGACAGGTGGTGAGGAAATGCTCTCTACGGAGCACTTCCATGCCCTCAGCAAGGCCGAACAGAGTTCCACCTATCCCTTGGGTTCCCAGAGTCAAGATGCAGCGTCCGGGGAGGAGAAGTCTATCGAGGAGGGAACCGAGCAGCAGCAAAAGCGAAAAAAGAAGAAACGCAAGAATAGGGAAGAAATGTATGACCTTCTCGACAGCCTCGGTTCCCCTGATTCTGAAGACACTCCATCGGAAAGCTCCAACCATGGCTGTCCCTCACCCCCCAGCAGGGAGGGAGAGATTTGGGAAAGCGAGATTCAAGAGAGAGGGGGTGGATGCATCAAGGCCAAGAAGGGCAAGAGCAGGATGAGGCTTCCCGAAGAGTGGGGTGCTCCTTTGGGAAATAGCAACGTTTCTGGGTCCTCTCACCCGAATACGTCAAGCATAATGGACATGGACTTTAGCGGCCCTAATTTGGGTGATTCCAAGACCTCTTTCACACCTGACACCCAAGCAAGCAAACCCCAATCAACTGGTCATGTAGATGACACCACTCATGTAGATGATAAAGATACATCTAAATTGGCACTGGCTGGTTTTCACCACTCCGATCAGTCACCCATTGTGTCAACCATCACCCTTAGCCCAACACACACCGTCATGTTGCTTGACTCAGTGCTACAGGAACAGACCCCAGATGCCAGCCCCCTGAGCACGCCCGTGAAAACCCCTTTCCCTCACATCACTGCCCTCGAGTCTGGTACTGGTTCACTGAACATTGGCACAGGCAGTCCTGCGTCACAGAGCACACCCGCCGCTAGTCACTTCTCCCCAAGCACTGCGGTAAACTTAAACCCAGAGGCTCGGCCTTTCGTCCCCTCACTCTCAGAGCATCAGGAGCCCCCGCTGGCACAGCCCCCCCTACTGGAAG TGAAAGAAGACAAGACAGCCAAGGAGAAAATGGCAAACGTTGACAACATCAACATTATTGAGAAGCAAGATAAGCCCGAGAAGATGGAGAAGATCGATCAACTGGAGAAGAACAATGAGAGcacaaagaaaacagacaatGTGGAAAAAACTCAGAAGAGTGAGCAGATCATCAAAGATGAGAAGAAAGCCCAGAAAGAGGAGAAACAGGATAAGGCTGAGAAAAATGAGAAGGTAGACAAACCTGAGAAGACAAACAAGGAGAAAGAGGAAAAGAAGAAGAATGGAGAGAAGGTGGACAAGACAGCCAAAACTGAGAAGAACGTCACGGCTTCTAAAGGACCTGCCAAGTCCCCAACAGCCAATGGAAGCAAGGAGGTGACCAGCCCTGACCGTAAAGCTAAG TCTGCTGAAAGTGGCACAGCAACCCAGCGTCGCCCTCCAGTGCCAAAGGCTAAAGCTGCATCTGGCTCCAGCTCTAAAAATGGCACCAGCGCCCCAGCATCTACCCCCCCTGCTCAACGCTCTTCTG CTTCAAAGACTGAAAACCAGGCAGGAGAGGTGAAAAAGACAAGTACAAAGACAACACCAG CCAAAACTACGCCGAAGTCAGCCCGCACACCACCGTCTGCTAACACTGAGGCCACCAATGGGACCTTGACCCCTCGTCCCTCCCGCATCACCAAACCTCCTGTGCCCAAGCAGACTCCCTTGGAGAGGAAGCCCCCTGTGCCTCGAGCCCCCCGGAATGTCCGTCCCACCAATGCACCCATGCCTGATCTGAAAAACGTACGCTCTAAGATCGGTTCCACAGATAACATGAAATACCAGCCTGGTGGGGGCAAG GTCTCTGCAGCCCAGGGCAAGACCGATCCTCTGCCAAAGACCAACCAGGGCAAA GTTCAGATAGTCCACAAAAAACTGGACTTCAGCCATGTCACCTCCCGATGTGGCTCCAAGGACAATATCAAACATGTCCCTGGTGGAGGGAAT GTTCAGATTTTAAAGAAAAAGGTTGACTTGAGCAAAGTGACCTCAAAATGTGGATCCAAGGACAACATAAAACACAAGCCAG GGGGTGGTGATGTGAAGATTGAATCCCATAAGATCAACATCAATGCCAAGGCTAAAGTGGGATCACTGGAAAATGTAGGCCACGAACCAGGAGGTGGAAATATCAAG GCTGAGGGGGTTCAGCAGAAATCTGAGGGAAGCCCATCTCCTCCTGCTGTCTCACCACCCTCTCAGGTAGGCAGTGGGGCAAAGGAGAACGGGCTGAAAGAGAGCTCTCCTGCTCCTGCTCCCGCACCCTCTTTGGGAGACGGGCCCCGGGACTCCCAGGTCCTGGACAAACACATCCCGGGGACAA ATTGA